The genomic stretch CGCGCCCGACCGCGTCCACTCCTTCGTTCGTTTTCGCCTTCACGCTCACACATTCCGGCGAAATCTCGCACAGCACTGCAATCACCGCGCGCATATCGCCTTTAAGCGATGAAAGCTTCGGCCGCTCGACATGGATGGTGATGTCGATATTTGCGACCATCAGACCCAACTGTCGAATCTCATCGACAACCATCGTGAGCAACACGCGGCTGTCCGCACCCCTGTAGCGTGGATCGGTATCCGGAAAGTGTTCGCCGATATCCGGCAGACCGGCGGCACCGCAAATGCCGTCGATCAATGCATGGAGCACGACATCGCCGTCGC from Phycisphaerae bacterium encodes the following:
- the ispF gene encoding 2-C-methyl-D-erythritol 2,4-cyclodiphosphate synthase, which produces MNRVGIGTDLHRLEPGGPLRLGGLDVPFDKHAAGHSDGDVVLHALIDGICGAAGLPDIGEHFPDTDPRYRGADSRVLLTMVVDEIRQLGLMVANIDITIHVERPKLSSLKGDMRAVIAVLCEISPECVSVKAKTNEGVDAVGRGEAVACTAVVGLCRAS